The following are from one region of the Salvia splendens isolate huo1 chromosome 2, SspV2, whole genome shotgun sequence genome:
- the LOC121770552 gene encoding zinc finger protein ZAT5-like, whose translation MLQEVSTMMKGKRSKQPRSASPLSVISDVSPSHSAHDEEEEEEMANCLILLAKGRSSPPPPPAEEAYQCKTCSKCFSSFQALGGHRASHKKPLMDDTTNLSLQISSSCRSASSPSKARVHECSICGAEFGSGQALGGHMRRHRPIPANHGVKKAKNLLSLDLNLPAPEDDQPESKFPFAAKEQVIVFAASPLIHCHY comes from the coding sequence ATGCTACAAGAAGTTAGTACTATGATGAAGGGGAAGAGGAGCAAGCAGCCGCGCTCCGCCTCCCCACTCAGCGTTATAAGCGACGTCTCGCCTTCGCACTCCGCgcatgatgaggaggaggaggaagagatgGCTAATTGTCTAATCCTATTAGCCAAAGGGAGATCAtcaccgccgccaccaccggcCGAGGAGGCGTACCAATGCAAAACATGTAGCAAGTGTTTCTCATCCTTCCAAGCTCTAGGCGGCCATCGCGCTAGCCACAAGAAGCCGTTGATGGATGACACCACAAATCTCTCACTTCAAATCTCATCAAGCTGCAGATCGGCGTCTTCGCCGAGCAAGGCTAGGGTTCACGAGTGCTCCATATGTGGCGCCGAGTTTGGCTCCGGCCAGGCCTTGGGCGGCCACATGCGCCGCCATAGGCCCATTCCGGCCAATCATGGAGTCAAGAAGGCGAAGAATCTCTTATCTTTAGACCTCAATCTTCCGGCACCGGAAGACGATCAACCGGAATCTAAGTTTCCTTTTGCGGCAAAGGAACAAGTCATAGTCTTCGCTGCTTCGCCATTGATTCACTGCCATTATTAA